The bacterium region GAATATGGAAAACTGATATTTGAAAAATAATGGAGGTAGATATGGCTGGAAGGGAAGTATTTGGAAAGGAAGAACTTGAAGAAGTAATGGCTGTATTGAGAAGGGGCGTATTATTTAGATATGGATTTGATAAAGAAAGGGAAGGTGTTTTTAAGGTAAGAGAGTTTGAAGAGGAATTTGCGAGGTATATAAATTCAGGGTATGCGCTGGGAGTAAGTTCTGGAAGTGCTGCATTAAAAGTCGCTCTTGAATCACTCAATCTACCTAAAGGGAAGGAAGTTCTTGCTCCATGTTTTACATTTGTTGCAACCATAGAAGCGATTGAAGAGGCAGGGTTGAAACCTGTACTCTGTGAGATAGACCATTCCCTTAATATCTCACCGGAAGATATAAGAAACAGGATAACAAAAGATACAGTGGCTATTATGCCTGTCCATATGATGGGTTCTTCAGCAAAGATGGATGAGATTACACAGATTGCAAAGGAAAAGGGTCTTTATATTATAGAAGATGCCTGTCAGTCAACAGGTGCATCATTTAAGGGAAAGAAAGTAGGAACATTTGGAGAGTTTGGTTGTTTTAGTTTTGACTATGTGAAGGTAATGACTACTGGGGAAGGTGGTATGGTGGTTACTGATAATGAAGGACTCTATAAACAGGCAGAGTTTTATCATGACCATGGACATCCACATCTGCCGGGGATAGGAAGAGGAGAAGAAAGAAGGGAAAGAAAGGGTTTTAACTACAGGATGAATGAAATACAGGGAGCACTTGGGCTGGCACAATTGAAAAAACTTGATAGTATAATAGAAAAACAGAGGGAAAACAAGAAAAACATAAAGGAAGAAATACAGAAAATAGGGGGTATTAGTTTTAGAGAACTGCCAGATGTATCTGGAGAGATAGCAACATTCCTTACTATTTTTCTTAAAGATAAGCAACAGGCAGATAAATTTAAATCTGTTATGAAAGAAAATGGAGTTGCTCCTGCAATACTTAACTACTGGCATTTTATTGCCAATATAGAGATAGCAGGTGGCTCTTTCCCTTTAAGCCAGTCCATTCTTGACAAAAGTGTATCTATAGAGATAAAGACGATTATGGAATCCTCTCTGATAGAAAGAGTAGTTGATAC contains the following coding sequences:
- a CDS encoding DegT/DnrJ/EryC1/StrS family aminotransferase; this encodes MAGREVFGKEELEEVMAVLRRGVLFRYGFDKEREGVFKVREFEEEFARYINSGYALGVSSGSAALKVALESLNLPKGKEVLAPCFTFVATIEAIEEAGLKPVLCEIDHSLNISPEDIRNRITKDTVAIMPVHMMGSSAKMDEITQIAKEKGLYIIEDACQSTGASFKGKKVGTFGEFGCFSFDYVKVMTTGEGGMVVTDNEGLYKQAEFYHDHGHPHLPGIGRGEERRERKGFNYRMNEIQGALGLAQLKKLDSIIEKQRENKKNIKEEIQKIGGISFRELPDVSGEIATFLTIFLKDKQQADKFKSVMKENGVAPAILNYWHFIANIEIAGGSFPLSQSILDKSVSIEIKTIMESSLIERVVDTFKKAAKAVGL